ACAATCATGTGGTCTGCTTCTCAATAGTGATGCCCTTTGTGACTCAGTGATGACGGATCGAAGACTGACGATTCTTCTGCAAGAAGCGGAAGAGCATCTGCTCAGACAGAGCTGCCGCAGTCGTTACGAGAGATCAGTTGTGAGACTTCCTGACAGCAGGAGAAACATCTGGCTCAAAGATGACAAACGCGCAGCCTGACCAACATTGTTTCTCAAAGCAGCACGGTTGGAGGGTTACCTCGTCAGTTGAGACCAGAGTGCAGGCGCTAGCACAGCCGCTCGTCGCTGTTGTTCAGAGCCTTGCCTTGAAAGTCTTTATGGCAAAGCAGACTTTCCCAATCGAAGAACCGCCCCAGAACAAGGGCAGTTCCTATGTGGAGTGACTCAAGCCGCACTGCAGACTCCAGTGGACTGTTAACAGTCTTGAAACACTTACGAGCAAACCCTGCATCTAGCGCTTCAGCGACCTAACTTTGGAAACCCCATCACCCGGCCTGCCCAAGCGGCAGGCTTTTTTATTGAAAAGCACCAGCGGTGGTGTGCCGCGTGCAGCAACTGTCTGGGAAGCCGTGGGAACAACATCTTCACGATCAACACAAAAAAAGGCCCAAAGGGCCTTCGGTGGGTGTGAGGAGTTGGAATCTCTGTGAGGAGAGCCAACTTCGTGAGTTCTAGCAGCTCCTGTGTGCCATTCAAGAGACCGGCCTGCTAATTAGTGTCACTGTGCCAGTCCAATGGCTAAATTGCTCTTGTGAGGAGAAAAGCTCACGTGGTGGAAACAAGGACACACTCACGTTGATCTTTTGGAACCCCTGCCTTTGGCGGGGGTTTCTTTTTGGCTCATCACTCCAAGGCTGCATTAGCCAGTTCTTCAGCATTTGACGGATAACCCGATGACAGAAAAGGATTGTTTGGTCGAACAGGTCTACGCAAAATATCGGTCCTACTGCAAGAACATCGGCATCACACCGGCGGAGATGATGCAGCAGGCTTATCTCAGACACCTCAAAAGCCTCACAACAGAACAGCTCAAAGCGAAGCTTTGAGGCAGACCACTTGCGCACATGCGACAGACAAGGCTTTCAGGCCTGGGTAAATATGCTTAAAACCAAGGCCACAGAAGCATTTTGAACATCCTTCCGTGATCAAGCCAACGAAGCGTCAAAGGAGAACTTGCCAGAATCTGCTGGCATGAAGTTTTGTAATGGACTCCCAGATTCGAAAAGTCCTTCAACGTGAAATCCTTGAGCGCTGTAACGAGGAGGAACGTGAAGCCGTTGAAAGATGGTTCAAAAGTTTTCAGGCCATTGGGTTGTCCAAGCGGAACGGCATGTCAGTAGCAAGGGGAACCACCATGTCTTGCCCTCTTTATTGATCCCTCTTGACTGAGGAGCATCTAACCCTCTGAAGTGATAGTCCAGGCAATATTGAATGTCTATAATAATAAAAATTTAACTGAAAAATTGAACTTATCATTCGCTGGGAAGAAAGGTCCAAAAACCTATATCCAACTGATAGTCACCAAATCTGAATTTGATTGATTTTCAAATTAACAGGAACTAAACTCGAATTCCTGGCGCCAAGTCATAAGAAAGTTAAATAAATAATTTATCGACAAACAGCACAAACATAATAAAACCGACATTGAGCAATGCGAGAACTCCACAAAATGCCAGGGTCAACATCACACAAACCCATTCAGAATGTCTCTTGATTGGAACAAGCTACCAATTAGGTGTATCAACATCATTCTTCGTCACGCTCAGCTTGTCGCGCACCAATGGCGAGAGCAGCAACAAAAGGCAGAATAGCAATAGCAGTAAGGACTTCCATCCGTTCACAACCCAAAATTAAGAGTTAACAGACAATGCATTACCGTCGATGCCACCGAAGTGAACAACGAGTAATTCTTCTTTGGTGATAAACCCATTTTCATCAAGCAATTCAGGGTGAGTAGTTTTTAATCCTGTTCTGTCGCCATGCCTGGATTGCTTTTTAAAAGTGAGAGCCATACCACGAAAGGCCGATAAAAGTACAAACGCGCAAGCTGCGGTGTACGCCAGAGGGATCAGTGCAGAAGACATCACTCAGTTCCTCGCTTTTTTGGCCGAAGGCAGGTCAGTGGGCTGAGCCAACACATACACCACACCTGCTGTGATGACGGCTGTAAAAGCGATCAGACCATAAATGGCAGCAGAATAATCGGTCATCGCGGTCCTGTGAACTTGTGTGAACAATCTAGGCGCTTTGTAAAGCTGTTTAACCAGGTGTATTTGCTTATCTTGCCGATCGCTCTAGATCCGTTCAAAACCCTGAGGCCATCAGCCTCCTACAGCAGCACGAATGACCCCAACATCAGCCAGGCCAAGGACTCGGATAAAGACAGCACTAATAATGCTGTAAGCCACGGCACCGAGCACGGCACTGCGCAAGCCTTCCTTCAGACGAAAACCATCAATTAATGACGCCGCCAAGCCAAACAGAATCACAGTGATCAACCAGTCGAACAGCCAGTTGACTGGGGCGATCAATCCGCCAAGGCTGGATACAGCCCAGGGAAGCGCCAACACGAATTTCAAAGGAAGAATCAGAAGCGTGCCCAGCAAACCAATGGTGACGGCAGATGAAAAAGCCGCCTGAAAACCAGCCAGCTCGACACCCAGGGGCATCGCTGCAACGAGCAGCAACACCAAGGCTCGAACAGGCCACTGCAACAACCAGCCGATCAGGCCCATGGGAACAGTGCAATGAGAACTGAAGGCTAAGCCTGGCCAGAGAGTTCAGCAGGGTCAGACCAGCTCACACCACTCAAGGATCAAGGACGGCTGACAGCACATGCTCTACTTATTCAGAAGGCGAGGGCAATCACCGTGAAGCCAGTCAACAAAGAAACCGTGATTAACCACATAGGTAATTAGCTTTCCTCACCCAGCGCACTGGTTGCGCGCAAATAAATCGTGAGCCCCACGACCGCGCCAAGAACGGCGAAAGAAATCATCGAAAAGCTTTTAGCTTGAGCATATCTACTTACCATAGGAGGTTCGTTGAATTGCGGGGTGTCGTGGACGACATCAGGCTTCAAAGACCAGGATCTTGGATTGCGTCATCCAGCTCACCAGACTCAAGAGGCAGCTGATCTGCTTCTCCTAAGTCCATGGAAACGGTTTCCAGCACAACAGGATTGCTGTTCAGCTAAGCACCAGCGTTGGAACATGCCGTAAGCAGCAGCCTCAAGCCCAGGCAAAGCAACAAAGCTGAATTGACGATGCGAGTGGAAAGAATCTTCAAAAAGACAGACATGCATCCAACGCGTTGCCATAGCAGGAACTAAGTGAGCGCAACAAAATTACCCGCAAGAACATCACAACAACAAGCACATTGGGTATGACAAAGATGGCGAGACAAATAACTTACACAAAGAGCTACTCGAAACAATAAACTGATTAACAAACAGAAGCCCTTAATGCAGCAGCATTACAAGTCAGGGGCTTTTAAATATTCCTGGAAAGACGATTGATAAGACGGTCATACCAAAAGAGTTGAAAAGTTTATTCGATCAAAAGAGTTGCGCAAGACGATGACAACATCGCTTCAAACCACACCGTTAAACGTGTCTTGGCCATATCTAAATTGTGGTTAATCCTCCTCGCACAGAAATCAGTTTAAAACAAGTGGAAAATGCAAAGATGCTGGTCCAAGCTTGCCAAGAGCGAGAAAGTTGCATCAATTCATTCACAGCAAAGCAAGAATCAGATCTAAATATTAATGCAACCAAATATTGAGCATAAACAATCGAAGCAGCGCTAAGCATATACCCCTAAGCATTATTGCCTCATCAAAGTTTTGTGTGCCAAACACTACCGCGACAAGAAATTACTCCTATAAGGCTAAGGAAGTCGGAGGATTTTCATGAGTTTCACACTCCCTACCGTCCTGATTGGAGTCAGCCTGTATCTGTTAATGCATGTTTTACTGTCGCCTTTAATGAGGTAGATAAAGACAGAAAGAGTTTCCCTAAATCACCAAAGCGCTGCTGCAAAGGAAATCCAGCAGGAAAAACAATGCTGAGGCTCGGCTAAGGACAACACAATCCCTTGCACAGCCGTGCGCACGCTCTATCCCTGACCTTGAAGCCAGCCAAGCGGTTGCAGACATGATCCCGCAGGCAAAGCTGGAAAAAGCTTATTGCACGGTTTTGCTGACCAATTCAGTCGGCTAATCAAATCTGATGGTGATTTCTACTCAGACAAAGCAGCACTTCTTCAGCTTGTTTGCTTATTTATCCGCGTTTGCTGACTTTAAGGTGACAGGAATTCAAACGCTTGTAACGCAGATGAGAGGGCAGTCTCCAGCGCCACTGTCTTGCCTGAAGTGGGGAATCAACGGGGAGTTGTCGGCACACGACACAGCACTACTGGTGAACAGACTCGCATCATCCGAGAAATCAAGACGAGCTTTCAAGGATCATTTCGAGAGGCGTCAACGAAGCAGCGCTTCTGATCAAACTTAGCCTCGATGATGGGGTTAAAATCGAAGCTGCCCTCAGCATTTCGTTGTCCCCAAATCTGCCACCGTTATTGAATACTCAATGCGATCATCGGAACAACAGAGATCGCCATAAAAACGTTCGAGTTCGTCATAGGCCTCGTCATAAGTGCTGTAGTTCCTGCGCGTGAGGTCGTCTTCAACGCCATCGTCGCGGATGACCTTCACCAACTGAATCCGATCACTTTTCACCACAGCTGATCTGAGTAGGAACACCGATTCTCTCGCGAAGGGGGCTCATCAGACTGAAGGCTGAGCGAAGAGGAAGACAAGCATGAAAGATCCGCGGGTGGGTGCCGTTCCTCTAGGACTGAATGACGAACAGGTCTCCCAGAAACGACCTAGCGATCAGGGTCTGCTAACTCAAACGGTGCTGACGGGAACTGAATGCCGTGCCCGAAATGACCGCCAGACCTACTTCAGCATGACCCGCGAACTGGTCGACGCACAATTCGTTCTGGCCGATCAGGAATTGACACGCAGACTCTGGCAAGAGGTTGGTGATCGGAACCTTGAAATGGGGCGCATCATCAACTTGCTCTACCGCTGCAGCAGCCATGAGGACGACAGCGAAATGGTGGAAGTGGATGATGCTTTTCTACAACTGACATTGAGCTGAACGCCAATGTCAGTTGCCGTCAGAACCAGACCTACCGATACTGCATGCACACTCTTCACAGGGATCCATCAAGGAGCGACGAATGGCAGCGAAGCTCTACAACGTCCGCTTTGAGACCGAAGGGGCTGATCTTTTCGTTGAAATGGAGGCGGAGGAGAGGCTCAACCGGCAGCACTTACTAGAAAGGGTGGTGGCGATCCTGGAAGATCGTCACGGCATGGAAACGGTCGACAACGATCAAGGCGAAATGACCAGAGTGGGCCACAGTGACGGGTCAGCACTGCTGGCTTGGCTCTCAATCTCCGGACAATCTTCGCGACAAGCTCTCGATGACGACGGTCTTGATGAAATCCTCACTTGCTTGGTCTTCATGCTGTTCCCACCTGTTGTGGAAACAAGCGTCAAAGATGTGAACAAACCGGCGTCGGTACTGACCTAAAGCGCAATTGGAAACATCCGTCTGGGCTATCAGGGAATCACTGAAAAATTCAGCCGATCCAAACTCCAAGAAGGATCCCGATGATGAGACCAGAAAACCAGACAAGAGCTCCCATCTGGTATTCACCGAGTCCGAACTTCTTCTTGATCCAGAAATAAGCATCGCGATCTGCGCCCACCAATGCCTGGAAAGGATTCTTCGTCATTGTCTTGAGCTGCAATTGCCTCAATAATCGCCCACCGAGCTTCAGTGCGCCATCCCCGATTGTGAGACCAGCGCGTCAAAGAACTGGCCCATCGGCCGCATACAACAACTTTGTGTTGCAACGCTCAGAGACAATTGGAGAGAACAGCGACTGGATGTTCAAGCCGTTCGGACCACTTCAGGCATCGGCTGATTCGCCCTGCGATAACAAAAAGATAACGCAGCCAACTCAAGAGCGTCCCAAACACTGCATACAAGCACTCCCAAAAGAACTGCCTCACCTATCAGGACTTTATTGTTCCCAATCACGACGAGCAACAACAATCTTGCGCTGATTAATACAAACACGACGATTCAACGAACAAACTAGATAAAGAATTTAATTATTTATCGACACGGGAAACTGCAAAACGATGCGTTAAGTATCATGTGAGTCAAAAGTATCAGCCGATTTCAACACATAGAGTGGCGAAGCAAGATTGAAGGCAAAACATGAAATGGTTGCTTTCCATGCTTGGGATGTCAGGCAAAGACAGGGAGCCTGACCAGCGACTTGCTGTCGATGGATCCTTTCTAAGCGTGACCCCTGATTCTGATCAATTGCTCTGCGAGTGGAAAATCAGAGATGAAAGCATATTAATGATCCAGCGCGACTTTGAATCAGCTCTCTTCATCAGAATCAAAGATATCTCTGGGGATCATTCGATGTCTTCCAAAACAATTCAAGTATCGCTCAAGCAAGTACAAGCCAGTATTGAATTACCATCTCGGAGCGGAAAAATTCTTGTTGATCTTGGCTATTATTGCGGTCTTACTTTCATGACGCTTGAGTATCAAGTTCTAGACTTTGGCCCCAAAATAATCTTGCCCGCTCAAGACGCTGATTGGTTTGCAAAAGAGTCCC
Above is a window of Synechococcus sp. BIOS-U3-1 DNA encoding:
- a CDS encoding phage holin family protein — its product is MGLIGWLLQWPVRALVLLLVAAMPLGVELAGFQAAFSSAVTIGLLGTLLILPLKFVLALPWAVSSLGGLIAPVNWLFDWLITVILFGLAASLIDGFRLKEGLRSAVLGAVAYSIISAVFIRVLGLADVGVIRAAVGG
- a CDS encoding DUF2973 domain-containing protein gives rise to the protein MSSALIPLAYTAACAFVLLSAFRGMALTFKKQSRHGDRTGLKTTHPELLDENGFITKEELLVVHFGGIDGNALSVNS